A single region of the Equus przewalskii isolate Varuska chromosome 26, EquPr2, whole genome shotgun sequence genome encodes:
- the SPACA9 gene encoding sperm acrosome-associated protein 9 isoform X1 yields MNEVKESLRSIEQKYKLFQQQQFTFIAALEHCRENAHDKIRPITSIGQVQNYMEHHCNNSTDRRILLMFLDICTELSKLCQHFEALHSGTPVTNNLLEKCKTFVSQSSDLSSLRAKYPHDVVNHLSCDEARNHYGGVVSLIPIVLDLMKEWIAHSEKLPRKVLQPVSEPPERQEATGAGTHPSQATGTKPWLRKHEYRQLTKDSFKPKGKDKGCAKPPWRPPGGKL; encoded by the exons ATGAATGAGGTGAAAGAATCCCTGCGAAGCATCGAGCAGAAGTACAAGCTCTTCCAGCAGCAACAGTTTACCTTCATCGCTGCTCTGGAGCACTGCAGAGAGAATGCCCACGACAAGATCCGGCCCATCACCAGCATCGGACAG GTGCAGAACTACATGGAACACCACTGCAACAACTCCACAGACCGGCGCATTCTGCTCATGTTCTTGGACATCTGCACGGAGCTGAGCAAGCTCTGCCAGCACTTCGAAGCCCTGCACTCTGGCACCCCAGTCACCAACAACCTCCTCGAGAAATGCAAAACCTTTGTTAGCCAAAGCAGTGACTTAAGCAGCCTTAGAGCAAA GTATCCTCACGACGTGGTGAACCACCTCAGCTGTGACGAGGCCAGGAACCACTATGGAGGCGTGGTCAGCCTCATCCCCATCGTCCTAGACTTAATGAAAGAATGGATCGCGCACTCGGAGAAGCTACCCCGCAAAGTGCTGCAGCCTGTGAGTGAGCCCCCGGAACGCCAGGAAGCCACGGGGGCAGGCACTCATCCTTCCCAGGCCACAGGCACCAAGCCTTGGTTAAGAAAACATGAGTATAGGCAACTTACAAAAGACAGCTTCAAACCTAAGGGGAAAGACAAAGGATGTGCTAAACCTCCTTGGAGACCACCTGGTGGGAAACTGTAA
- the SPACA9 gene encoding sperm acrosome-associated protein 9 isoform X2, giving the protein MNEVKESLRSIEQKYKLFQQQQFTFIAALEHCRENAHDKIRPITSIGQVQNYMEHHCNNSTDRRILLMFLDICTELSKLCQHFEALHSGTPVTNNLLEKCKTFVSQSSDLSSLRAKYPHDVVNHLSCDEARNHYGGVVSLIPIVLDLMKEWIAHSEKLPRKVLQPGTT; this is encoded by the exons ATGAATGAGGTGAAAGAATCCCTGCGAAGCATCGAGCAGAAGTACAAGCTCTTCCAGCAGCAACAGTTTACCTTCATCGCTGCTCTGGAGCACTGCAGAGAGAATGCCCACGACAAGATCCGGCCCATCACCAGCATCGGACAG GTGCAGAACTACATGGAACACCACTGCAACAACTCCACAGACCGGCGCATTCTGCTCATGTTCTTGGACATCTGCACGGAGCTGAGCAAGCTCTGCCAGCACTTCGAAGCCCTGCACTCTGGCACCCCAGTCACCAACAACCTCCTCGAGAAATGCAAAACCTTTGTTAGCCAAAGCAGTGACTTAAGCAGCCTTAGAGCAAA GTATCCTCACGACGTGGTGAACCACCTCAGCTGTGACGAGGCCAGGAACCACTATGGAGGCGTGGTCAGCCTCATCCCCATCGTCCTAGACTTAATGAAAGAATGGATCGCGCACTCGGAGAAGCTACCCCGCAAAGTGCTGCAGCCT GGGACGACTTAG